DNA from Dokdonella koreensis DS-123:
GGCGCGCGAATTGCGCGAGCACCTGGAACGGCAGGGACTGGTCGTGCAGCACGTGGCCGATTCGGCAGCGCTGTGGCAGATGCTGGTGACCTGGCCCTGCCAGGCGATCGTGCTCGACTACTGGCTGCACGGCGAGACCGCCGCCGAGATCGCCGGCATGCTCGGGCGCGAATCGAGCTTCGCCCGCATTGCGCGCATCTGCCTCGCGAACGACCCCGCCGCGCCGCTGGAACAGGCCGCGCTGGCCGCCGGCTGCGATGCGTTCGTGCTCAAGAGCGGGCCGGTGGAGGCGCTGGTCGCGACGATCCACCGGTACGTGGCGCAACGCCAGGCCAGCTGAGGCCGGGCACGCGGCACCGTCCGGCACAGCGCGCCACGCCGGGGTTCTCGCAGCACGCAGTCCGGTGATGGCAGCTTGGCAGCGCCTGCCGATGCTGCGCACGGCCTGGAACGCCGGTGGAGCGCCGGCTATCCTGCGCCCCCTTGCCGTCTGCAGGCCCTGCCGCCATGCCCCAGCGATTTCCCCCGGTCGCCCTGATCGGCGCCCCCACCGACATCGGCGCCGGCCATCGCGGTGCCTCGATGGGGCCCGAGGCCCTGCGCGTGGCCGGCCTGGCCCAGGCGCTGCGCGAACGCGGCATCGACGTCGTCGACCGCGGCAACCTGTCCGGCCCGCTCAATCCATGGCTGCCGCCCGTGGACGGCTACCGGCACCTGACCGAAGTCACCGCCTGGAACCGCGCCGTGATGACGGCCGTGCGCGCGGAGCTGGGCGCCGGCCACCTGCCGGTCCTGCTCGGCGGCGATCATTCGCTGGCGCTGGGCTCGATCACCGCCGTCGCCGGACACTGCCGCGAGCGCGGCCGCAAGCTGGTGGTCCTGTGGTTCGACGCGCATGCCGACTTCAACACCAGCACGATCACGCCCTCCGGCAACGTGCACGGCATGCCGGTCGCCTGCCTCTGCGGCTACGGCCCGCGCGAGCTGACCGAACTGGGGGGCTCCTCCCCGGCGATCACGCCTGATCGCATCCGCCAGATCGGCATCCGCTCGGTGGACGCCGGCGAGAAACGCCTGGTGCGCGATGCCGGGCTCGACATCTACGACATGCGCTACATCGACGAGATCGGCATGCGCCGGACGATGGAGGAAGCGCTCGAGGGCAT
Protein-coding regions in this window:
- the rocF gene encoding arginase — protein: MPQRFPPVALIGAPTDIGAGHRGASMGPEALRVAGLAQALRERGIDVVDRGNLSGPLNPWLPPVDGYRHLTEVTAWNRAVMTAVRAELGAGHLPVLLGGDHSLALGSITAVAGHCRERGRKLVVLWFDAHADFNTSTITPSGNVHGMPVACLCGYGPRELTELGGSSPAITPDRIRQIGIRSVDAGEKRLVRDAGLDIYDMRYIDEIGMRRTMEEALEGIDEDTHLHVSFDVDFLDPEIAPGVGTTIPGGPNYREAQLAMEMIADRRCLGSLDIVELNPAFDVRNRTAVLTVDLVESLFGKSTLMRD